From the genome of Leptolyngbya iicbica LK, one region includes:
- the recN gene encoding DNA repair protein RecN, protein MLVALKIENFALIDHLALDLQAGLNVLTGETGAGKSIMLDALDAVLGGRVSQRMIRSGEKRGVIEATFTITDRTRAWLAENDVPVEGDRLVCVRELTAGKNTVRSRSRLNGVNVNKPQVEALRLHLVEITAQGQTLQVGDPQMQLLWVDGVGGEAIAQQRQVVAADFATMTEARTLLDRRRRAEQQRQEQLDLFDYQWQELSAVGLEDPEELTQLEQEQQRLSHAVELQQQSYQVYQLLYESDQESAACADLLGRATQTLEDMLQYDNTVEPILDLVNDALAQVEEAGRQINAYGEDVETDPQRLQDVQTRISQLKQLTRKYGKTLPELIDYVQEIQASLELLNGEGQSIEALEAAYEKAQTALTKSCDQLTKLRQKAAKTLEKQLVEELKPLAMERVQFKVAIAPAEPTALGADKIQFLFSPNPGEPLQPLAETASGGEMSRFLLALKACLSQLDVVNTLVFDEVDVGVSGRVAQAIAEKLHQLGRSQQVLCVTHQPMVAAMADAHFRVGKEVIEPALAGSGKKRKSRSQSSDDTNDQVRTVVRVTPLDDTMRRDELAQLAGGQTHQEALSFADSLLKQAEKLRNG, encoded by the coding sequence ATGCTGGTCGCCCTAAAAATCGAGAATTTTGCCCTGATTGACCACTTGGCTTTGGATTTGCAAGCGGGCCTCAACGTGCTGACGGGGGAAACCGGGGCGGGCAAATCCATTATGCTGGATGCGCTCGATGCGGTGCTGGGGGGACGGGTCAGTCAGCGGATGATTCGCTCGGGGGAAAAGCGCGGCGTGATTGAAGCCACTTTTACGATCACCGATCGCACCCGGGCCTGGTTAGCCGAAAATGATGTGCCGGTGGAGGGTGATCGCCTCGTTTGCGTTCGGGAACTGACCGCCGGCAAAAATACCGTCCGCAGTCGCTCGCGGTTGAACGGCGTCAATGTCAACAAGCCCCAAGTCGAGGCGCTGCGACTGCACCTGGTGGAAATCACTGCTCAGGGGCAAACCTTGCAAGTGGGCGATCCGCAAATGCAGTTGTTGTGGGTCGATGGGGTGGGCGGTGAGGCGATCGCTCAGCAGCGTCAGGTGGTCGCCGCAGACTTTGCCACCATGACTGAGGCCAGAACCTTACTGGACCGTCGCCGCCGGGCCGAACAGCAACGTCAGGAACAGCTCGACCTGTTTGACTATCAGTGGCAAGAACTCAGTGCTGTAGGTCTGGAAGATCCGGAAGAGTTGACCCAGCTCGAACAAGAACAGCAACGCCTCAGCCATGCGGTGGAATTGCAGCAGCAAAGCTATCAGGTCTACCAGCTGTTGTACGAGAGCGACCAAGAGAGTGCCGCCTGCGCTGACCTGCTGGGCCGGGCGACGCAGACCCTGGAAGACATGTTGCAATACGACAACACCGTCGAGCCCATTCTCGATTTGGTCAACGACGCCCTCGCTCAGGTGGAAGAAGCGGGACGACAGATCAATGCCTATGGCGAAGATGTCGAAACCGATCCCCAACGGTTGCAAGACGTGCAGACGCGCATCAGCCAGCTGAAACAACTGACGCGCAAATATGGCAAAACGCTGCCCGAACTGATTGACTACGTGCAGGAAATTCAAGCCTCTTTGGAGCTATTAAACGGTGAGGGGCAATCGATCGAAGCCCTAGAAGCGGCCTATGAAAAAGCCCAAACTGCGCTGACCAAAAGTTGCGACCAACTCACGAAATTGCGACAAAAAGCCGCCAAAACCTTAGAGAAGCAATTAGTCGAGGAGTTGAAGCCGCTAGCGATGGAGCGGGTGCAGTTCAAAGTCGCGATTGCTCCAGCGGAGCCGACGGCCTTAGGCGCTGACAAGATTCAATTTCTGTTTAGCCCCAATCCAGGTGAGCCTTTGCAACCGCTAGCCGAAACGGCGTCCGGCGGGGAAATGAGTCGCTTTTTGCTGGCGTTGAAAGCGTGTCTGTCGCAGCTGGATGTAGTGAATACTCTGGTATTCGACGAAGTGGATGTGGGGGTCTCGGGACGGGTAGCCCAAGCGATCGCGGAAAAACTGCATCAACTGGGGCGATCGCAGCAAGTCCTTTGCGTTACTCACCAGCCCATGGTTGCGGCTATGGCCGATGCCCATTTCCGCGTCGGTAAGGAAGTGATCGAACCCGCCCTGGCTGGGAGCGGCAAAAAGCGTAAATCGCGCAGTCAGAGTAGCGATGACACGAACGATCAAGTCCGTACTGTCGTCAGGGTTACCCCCCTCGACGACACCATGCGCCGCGATGAACTGGCCCAACTCGCAGGTGGCCAAACTCACCAAGAAGCGCTGTCCTTTGCCGACTCCCTGTTAAAGCAAGCAGAGAAATTACGGAACGGCTAG